A stretch of Cyanobacterium sp. HL-69 DNA encodes these proteins:
- the psaM gene encoding photosystem I subunit XII PsaM, whose amino-acid sequence MAISDTQVFVALAIALVPAILAFRLSTELYK is encoded by the coding sequence ATGGCTATTTCCGATACCCAAGTTTTTGTAGCTTTAGCAATTGCTTTAGTACCTGCTATTCTTGCTTTCCGTTTATCTACCGAATTATATAAATAA
- a CDS encoding nucleotidyltransferase domain protein, translating to MNTDTLKNRINQIISQSVIDTFCKKHHIQKLSLFGSILRADFNKDSDIDVLVEFNPEHIPGLISLTKMELELSSILKRQVDLLTSEDLSKYFRQEVLDLALVQYVSKK from the coding sequence ATGAACACTGATACTCTTAAAAACCGAATTAATCAAATTATCTCCCAAAGTGTGATCGATACCTTTTGCAAAAAACATCATATCCAAAAACTCTCTTTATTTGGCTCAATACTCAGGGCAGATTTTAATAAAGATAGTGATATAGATGTATTAGTAGAATTTAATCCAGAACACATTCCTGGTTTAATTTCCCTTACCAAAATGGAACTAGAATTATCGTCAATACTCAAGCGTCAAGTGGACTTATTAACTTCTGAAGACTTGAGTAAATATTTTCGCCAAGAAGTTTTGGATTTGGCACTGGTGCAATATGTTAGCAAAAAATGA
- the ridA gene encoding reactive intermediate imine deaminase RidA codes for MTSKKVIYTDKAPAPVGPYNQAIAVTGELIFVAGQIPLNAQGEMVGDGDIQAQTTQVMANLAAILKEAGVDFSAVVKTSVFLSDLNNFVPMNEIYAQYFPENPPARACVEVARLPKDVLVEIECIAVRG; via the coding sequence ATGACCAGCAAAAAAGTTATTTATACTGATAAAGCCCCTGCACCAGTGGGCCCCTATAATCAGGCGATCGCAGTTACAGGAGAATTAATCTTTGTCGCCGGGCAAATTCCCCTCAATGCCCAAGGTGAAATGGTAGGAGACGGAGATATACAAGCCCAAACCACACAGGTAATGGCAAATTTAGCAGCCATTTTAAAAGAAGCAGGGGTTGACTTTTCCGCCGTAGTTAAAACCAGTGTTTTCCTCAGTGACTTAAATAATTTTGTTCCCATGAACGAAATTTATGCTCAATATTTCCCCGAAAATCCCCCCGCCCGTGCCTGTGTCGAAGTTGCCCGTCTTCCTAAAGATGTTTTAGTGGAAATTGAATGTATAGCCGTTAGGGGATAA
- the lepA gene encoding GTP-binding protein LepA: MTDAPVKRLRNFSIIAHIDHGKSTLADRMLQTTDTVGDREMKEQFLDNMDLERERGITIKLQAARMNYKGKDGEEYVLNLIDTPGHVDFSYEVSRSLAACEGALLVVDASQGVEAQTLANVYLALENNLEIIPVLNKIDLPGAEPERVIEEIEEVVGLDCTNIIHASAKNGIGVNDILQAIIDRVPPPADTVHKPFRALIFDSYYDPYRGVIVYFRVTDGSLKKNDRILLMASGKQYDLDDIGILSPNQIPVDELHAGEVGYLAASIKAVEDARVGDTITLVNNPAKEPLPGYTEAKPMVFCGLFPIDADQYSDLKDALEKLKLNDASLSYEPETSSAMGFGFRCGFLGLLHMEIVQERLEREYNLDLITTAPSVIYRVTTNDGEIIKVDNPSLLPDPQKRQKIEEPYIKIEMITPETYVGTLMDLCQTRRGVFIDMKYFTLNRTNLIYELPLAEVVTDFFDQLKSRSRGYASMEYQLIGYRENNLIRLDIMVNKEPVDALAMIVHRDKAYQVGRALTEKLKELIPRHQFKVPIQAAIGAKVIASEHIPALRKDVLAKCYGGDISRKKKLLQKQAKGKKRMKSLGTVDVPQEAFMAVLKITN; this comes from the coding sequence ATGACAGATGCTCCCGTAAAACGACTGCGCAACTTTTCCATCATTGCCCATATTGACCATGGTAAATCAACATTGGCAGACCGCATGTTACAAACTACCGACACGGTAGGAGATCGGGAGATGAAAGAGCAATTTCTCGATAACATGGATTTAGAAAGGGAAAGAGGCATTACCATCAAACTCCAAGCCGCCCGTATGAACTACAAAGGCAAGGACGGCGAAGAATATGTTTTAAACTTAATTGATACTCCTGGGCATGTGGACTTTTCCTACGAAGTTTCTCGCTCACTAGCGGCCTGTGAAGGGGCTTTGTTGGTGGTGGATGCTTCCCAAGGGGTAGAGGCTCAAACCCTCGCCAACGTATATTTAGCCCTAGAGAATAATTTAGAGATTATTCCAGTATTAAATAAAATTGATTTGCCAGGAGCAGAGCCTGAGCGAGTCATTGAAGAGATAGAAGAAGTTGTCGGTTTAGACTGTACCAATATTATTCATGCTTCCGCAAAGAATGGCATTGGTGTTAATGACATTTTACAGGCTATTATTGATCGTGTTCCCCCTCCAGCTGACACCGTACATAAGCCTTTTCGAGCGTTAATTTTTGATAGTTATTATGACCCTTATCGGGGGGTAATCGTGTATTTCCGTGTCACCGATGGCTCTCTCAAAAAGAACGATCGCATCTTATTAATGGCATCAGGAAAGCAGTATGATTTAGATGACATTGGTATTTTATCTCCCAACCAAATTCCCGTGGATGAACTCCATGCAGGGGAAGTGGGCTATCTTGCCGCCTCCATCAAAGCCGTAGAAGATGCAAGGGTAGGGGATACCATCACCCTCGTCAACAACCCCGCCAAAGAGCCATTACCGGGCTACACCGAAGCCAAACCCATGGTCTTCTGTGGGCTTTTCCCCATCGATGCGGATCAATATTCTGATCTCAAAGATGCCCTCGAAAAACTAAAATTGAATGATGCTTCCCTTTCCTATGAGCCTGAAACCTCTAGTGCCATGGGGTTTGGTTTCCGTTGCGGTTTCCTCGGACTACTACACATGGAAATCGTCCAAGAAAGATTAGAAAGGGAATATAATTTAGACTTAATTACCACAGCCCCTTCGGTAATTTATCGTGTTACCACTAACGACGGGGAAATAATCAAGGTTGATAATCCTAGTTTATTGCCAGATCCTCAAAAAAGGCAAAAAATAGAAGAACCCTACATCAAAATTGAAATGATTACTCCTGAAACCTACGTGGGTACTTTGATGGACTTGTGTCAAACCCGAAGGGGAGTATTCATCGATATGAAATACTTTACCCTCAACCGTACTAATTTAATTTATGAATTACCCCTCGCTGAAGTGGTAACGGACTTTTTTGACCAACTAAAATCCCGCTCTCGTGGTTACGCTAGTATGGAATATCAGTTAATTGGTTATCGAGAAAATAACTTAATTCGCTTAGATATTATGGTAAATAAAGAGCCAGTAGATGCTTTAGCCATGATTGTCCATAGAGATAAAGCCTATCAGGTTGGACGAGCTTTGACAGAAAAACTAAAAGAATTGATTCCTCGTCATCAATTTAAAGTGCCTATTCAAGCGGCGATCGGTGCAAAAGTTATTGCTAGTGAACATATTCCAGCCCTTAGAAAAGACGTTTTAGCCAAGTGTTATGGCGGTGATATTAGTCGTAAGAAAAAACTCCTCCAAAAACAAGCAAAAGGTAAGAAGCGCATGAAATCTCTTGGTACAGTAGATGTACCTCAAGAGGCTTTTATGGCTGTTTTGAAAATTACCAATTAG
- a CDS encoding Zn-ribbon-containing protein produces MTFESIDKLLDAILAQPQWETQRRYQLLVKCWFTVVNHRVAQHTKPIALKDDILWVSTSSSAYAQNLSLQRYTLLKKINRRLNESVKDIRFTTAKWYQKSLVEPEEETNLVNPTILGIDTPTAVESSPITPQEALQQWLNKIKVRSYLIPPCPRCHSPTPSGELDRWGVCGVCFAKDHSSLNGE; encoded by the coding sequence ATGACTTTTGAATCAATTGATAAGTTATTAGATGCCATTTTAGCTCAACCTCAGTGGGAAACCCAAAGAAGATACCAGCTATTGGTAAAGTGTTGGTTTACTGTGGTTAATCATAGGGTAGCACAACATACTAAACCGATCGCCCTTAAGGATGATATTTTATGGGTATCAACTTCTAGTAGTGCTTATGCTCAAAATTTATCCCTCCAAAGATATACTTTACTCAAGAAAATAAACCGTCGTTTAAATGAATCTGTGAAGGATATACGGTTTACTACCGCTAAATGGTATCAAAAAAGTTTAGTTGAACCCGAAGAAGAAACAAACTTAGTTAATCCCACCATTTTGGGCATTGATACCCCCACCGCCGTAGAATCTTCTCCCATCACCCCCCAAGAGGCCCTACAACAGTGGTTAAATAAGATTAAGGTGAGATCGTACCTCATTCCCCCCTGTCCCCGTTGCCATAGCCCAACACCCTCAGGCGAGTTAGATAGATGGGGAGTTTGTGGTGTGTGCTTCGCCAAAGATCATAGTAGCCTGAATGGAGAATAA
- a CDS encoding exopolysaccharide synthesis protein ExoD-related protein, translating into MAKLSVELERYFLLEEREEIVCFDDILLLAGDRIFGFLLVILSLPSALPIPAPGYSIPFGVVIFLLAIQFMVGYQIPWLPDRVKKGKMKTSKAKQFVQKGLPWLKRLETITKPRLTSICNTKIGKIVLGSAIALMAISMMIPIPGTNTAPAVGIFITAFGLQEDDGFICLLGLIVCIIAGCLSASILFGAIIGSSSLWQYFQK; encoded by the coding sequence ATGGCAAAGTTATCGGTTGAGTTAGAGCGTTATTTTTTGCTTGAGGAGAGGGAGGAGATTGTTTGTTTTGATGATATTCTTCTTTTGGCAGGCGATCGCATTTTTGGCTTTCTATTAGTAATTTTGTCTTTACCTTCTGCTTTACCGATTCCTGCCCCGGGCTATTCTATTCCTTTTGGGGTGGTAATTTTTTTGTTGGCAATACAGTTTATGGTGGGTTATCAAATACCTTGGTTGCCTGATAGAGTCAAAAAAGGCAAGATGAAAACTTCTAAGGCAAAGCAATTTGTGCAAAAGGGTTTACCTTGGTTAAAACGTCTGGAAACTATTACTAAGCCCCGTTTGACTTCTATTTGTAACACAAAAATAGGTAAAATTGTACTAGGAAGTGCGATCGCCCTTATGGCAATTTCTATGATGATTCCGATTCCTGGCACCAATACCGCCCCCGCCGTAGGCATTTTTATTACTGCTTTTGGGTTACAGGAGGATGACGGTTTTATCTGTCTCTTGGGTTTGATTGTTTGTATTATTGCTGGATGTTTATCTGCTTCTATCCTCTTTGGGGCAATCATCGGTAGTTCATCCCTTTGGCAATATTTTCAAAAATAG
- the pdxH gene encoding pyridoxamine 5'-phosphate oxidase PdxH — protein MGIDYLPSLRENYLKGGLLERDILPNPFQQFHIWLEEAINAQQKEPNAMTLATINQDGKPSARIVLLKNLDSHGFVFFTNYDSQKGQDLTANPSASLVFWWGELERQVRVEGDVEKITPTESDEYFNVRPQGSKLGAWASPQSQVIPNRDVLDNNLKNLEEEYQEKTVSRPSHWGGFRVIPQKIEFWQGRANRLHDRLCYTLKDNQWIIERLAP, from the coding sequence ATGGGCATCGACTACTTACCATCCCTACGGGAAAACTACCTCAAAGGAGGATTACTAGAAAGAGACATCCTCCCCAATCCCTTCCAACAATTTCATATCTGGCTAGAAGAAGCCATCAACGCTCAACAAAAAGAGCCTAACGCCATGACTCTTGCTACCATCAACCAAGATGGAAAACCCAGCGCCAGAATAGTCTTACTCAAAAATCTTGATAGCCATGGCTTTGTATTTTTCACCAACTATGACAGCCAAAAAGGACAAGATTTAACCGCCAATCCCTCTGCCTCCCTTGTGTTTTGGTGGGGAGAATTGGAAAGACAAGTAAGGGTAGAAGGTGACGTAGAAAAAATTACCCCTACCGAATCTGATGAATACTTTAACGTGCGCCCCCAAGGCTCAAAATTAGGCGCATGGGCATCTCCCCAAAGTCAAGTAATTCCCAATCGTGACGTATTAGACAACAACCTAAAAAACCTCGAGGAAGAATATCAAGAAAAAACAGTGTCACGCCCAAGCCATTGGGGAGGATTTCGAGTTATTCCCCAGAAAATAGAATTTTGGCAGGGTAGAGCAAACCGTTTACACGATCGCCTCTGCTATACTCTAAAGGATAACCAGTGGATTATTGAGCGTTTAGCACCTTAA
- a CDS encoding PMT family glycosyltransferase protein — translation MFLGGIFRYKFGSIYYKQELVIISFLFLGAFFLCTVNLGNLPFYDGREYFFAEITTEIYQSFSNNLNWLFPHYTESFYGTKPPLMHILTAVAYDVWGFNEFATRIVGATLTALSVPLLYCLGRELFPIRFYALFAALVYLTTTPVIFYGRLAMFDGVRLCCEIFFFLSILISRRDLRWALGVGISLSLISLALGWDIAILLGAIALIFLWWDTPRLLNSSYFWLGIMLGIIPAMLWYGGEYLHTREDNYPLIDMELPTLDTLYYSQYSIVNVLSKFSSWIVIGCFGFISALKNKNYSWGKLCLIWFFLSLVITLFLNPSHNYISLVSLYIPMAIVSGYVLGEIVRQPPWIPYPKSWGYFFCILSFITLGIAIFYLLQFNHWHSSLFSILTSYFICFFTAFILINKQNEYFIFILFWGKYISLILLFNLH, via the coding sequence ATGTTTTTAGGCGGAATATTTCGCTATAAGTTCGGCTCTATTTACTATAAACAAGAGTTAGTGATAATTTCTTTTTTATTTTTAGGAGCTTTTTTTTTATGTACCGTTAACCTTGGTAATTTACCCTTTTATGATGGCAGAGAATATTTTTTTGCAGAGATAACAACGGAAATTTATCAGTCTTTTTCTAATAATTTAAATTGGTTATTTCCCCATTATACAGAGAGTTTTTATGGTACAAAACCTCCTTTAATGCACATTTTGACGGCGGTTGCTTATGATGTGTGGGGTTTTAATGAATTTGCTACTCGTATTGTGGGGGCGACTTTAACGGCGTTATCTGTGCCTCTGCTTTATTGTTTGGGTAGGGAGTTGTTTCCTATCCGCTTCTATGCTCTGTTTGCGGCTTTGGTTTATCTTACCACTACTCCTGTCATTTTCTATGGTCGTTTGGCGATGTTTGATGGGGTAAGGTTATGTTGTGAGATTTTTTTCTTTCTATCTATTCTCATCTCTCGTCGGGATTTACGATGGGCTTTGGGGGTGGGCATTAGTCTTTCTTTAATTTCTCTTGCTTTGGGGTGGGATATTGCGATATTGTTAGGTGCGATCGCACTTATTTTTTTATGGTGGGATACTCCACGTTTATTAAACTCTAGTTATTTTTGGTTGGGAATAATGTTGGGCATCATACCAGCGATGTTGTGGTATGGGGGGGAATATCTACACACTAGGGAAGATAATTACCCGTTAATTGACATGGAGTTACCAACGTTGGACACATTATATTACTCTCAATATTCGATTGTTAATGTATTGAGTAAATTTTCTTCTTGGATTGTAATTGGTTGTTTCGGTTTTATTTCTGCTCTCAAAAATAAAAACTATAGTTGGGGAAAATTATGCTTAATTTGGTTTTTTTTATCCCTTGTTATAACTTTATTTTTAAATCCATCTCACAATTATATTAGTCTAGTTTCATTATACATTCCCATGGCGATCGTATCTGGCTATGTATTGGGGGAAATTGTCAGACAACCTCCATGGATACCCTACCCCAAATCTTGGGGTTATTTCTTTTGTATCTTGAGCTTTATTACTTTAGGTATTGCCATATTTTATCTTCTCCAATTTAACCATTGGCATAGCTCTTTATTTTCTATTTTAACTTCTTATTTTATTTGTTTTTTTACAGCATTTATACTTATTAATAAACAAAACGAATACTTTATATTTATTCTTTTTTGGGGTAAATATATTAGTTTAATCTTATTATTTAACCTTCACTAA
- a CDS encoding toxin-antitoxin system toxin component has translation MSEEIWAEVEEVLNRPKFKKYITSGEKKLFLIELFNIVDFIKVTEKITACRDAKDNKFLELAVSGLATAIISGDNDLLILHPFQGISILSVKTFLESNYLTE, from the coding sequence ATGTCTGAAGAGATTTGGGCGGAAGTGGAAGAGGTTTTAAATAGACCAAAATTTAAGAAATATATTACTTCAGGTGAAAAAAAGTTATTTTTAATTGAATTATTTAATATTGTTGACTTTATCAAAGTTACTGAAAAAATTACAGCGTGTAGAGATGCCAAGGATAACAAGTTTTTGGAATTAGCAGTCAGTGGTTTAGCTACTGCAATTATTAGTGGGGATAATGACTTGCTCATATTACATCCCTTTCAAGGTATTTCTATTCTTAGTGTAAAAACATTTTTGGAATCAAACTATTTGACTGAATAG
- the psaC gene encoding photosystem I subunit VII PsaC, which translates to MSHSVKIYDTCIGCTQCVRACPLDVLEMVPWDGCKAGQIASSPRTEDCVGCKRCETACPTDFLSIRVYLGAETTRSMGLAY; encoded by the coding sequence ATGTCTCATAGTGTAAAAATTTACGATACCTGTATTGGCTGTACTCAATGTGTTCGTGCTTGTCCCCTCGATGTACTAGAAATGGTACCTTGGGATGGTTGTAAAGCAGGACAAATTGCATCCTCTCCTCGCACCGAGGATTGTGTTGGTTGCAAACGTTGTGAAACCGCTTGTCCTACGGACTTTCTTAGCATCCGTGTTTACTTAGGTGCTGAAACTACCCGTAGTATGGGTTTAGCGTACTAA
- a CDS encoding toxin-antitoxin system antidote component — translation MQISEKITIQVTPQIAKAYQSATEKEKQHLSAIASLFFDEDVKEDIDFFGKIMDEISDRAISRGLTPEILAEILND, via the coding sequence ATGCAGATTAGTGAAAAAATTACAATTCAAGTTACTCCCCAAATAGCAAAAGCCTATCAGTCAGCCACCGAAAAAGAAAAGCAGCATTTAAGTGCAATCGCTTCTCTATTTTTTGATGAAGATGTAAAAGAGGACATTGACTTTTTTGGTAAGATAATGGATGAAATTAGTGATAGGGCTATTTCTCGGGGCTTAACTCCTGAAATTTTGGCAGAGATTCTTAATGACTAA
- a CDS encoding MFS superfamily transporter translates to MTNKTPLDRQVWILAGGRTLLQFGTGFTLFYAPLFFVNQLGFSPTSVGVALGSASVSGIIGRFLGGSWSDSPTWGRKKTLLLSAFISAFADVFLASTSDYPSLLIGNLLMGLGIGFYWPPAEAMIADLTTSDQRNFAFALNRLGDSVGLGFGVAIGGALIALTGSYRLLFIIDGISFVVFYGVIFWAIKESGEKERIAQSFWQGWRKTLKDYNLWIFCVVNVIFTTYIMQLQSTLPLYLTNFAVNPDHFSITRISGLFSLHIAFAALFQLPIVKILNRLTHIQGLILSFLFWAVGFILIWLAGNLTQYAFLTAILAVLVSAIALATYNPPASGFIVKLAPPSLRGIYFAINSQCWAIGNLIGPPLGGFVLDKGENYAHNFWLFSSASVFIGIMILLFLQYNMQKNKQPYF, encoded by the coding sequence ATGACAAATAAAACTCCCCTAGACAGACAAGTATGGATACTCGCAGGGGGTAGGACGTTATTACAATTTGGCACAGGTTTTACTCTTTTTTATGCTCCCCTTTTCTTTGTTAATCAATTGGGATTTTCTCCTACATCAGTGGGTGTTGCCCTGGGTAGTGCTTCCGTATCAGGGATTATAGGACGTTTTTTGGGGGGGAGTTGGAGTGACTCCCCCACTTGGGGAAGGAAAAAAACCCTATTACTATCAGCTTTCATCTCTGCTTTTGCTGATGTTTTTCTGGCTTCTACTTCTGACTATCCGTCCTTGTTAATTGGTAATTTGTTAATGGGCTTGGGTATTGGTTTTTATTGGCCTCCTGCTGAAGCCATGATAGCGGATTTGACGACTTCAGACCAAAGAAATTTTGCTTTTGCTCTCAATCGCTTAGGAGATAGTGTGGGTTTAGGTTTTGGGGTAGCTATTGGGGGGGCTTTAATTGCCTTAACGGGTAGTTATCGACTGTTATTTATCATTGATGGTATTTCTTTTGTGGTGTTTTATGGAGTTATTTTTTGGGCTATAAAAGAATCAGGGGAAAAAGAAAGAATAGCCCAATCTTTTTGGCAGGGATGGAGAAAAACTTTAAAGGATTACAATCTTTGGATTTTTTGTGTGGTAAATGTTATATTTACTACCTACATCATGCAGTTGCAATCAACTTTACCCCTTTATTTAACCAATTTTGCGGTTAACCCTGATCATTTTTCCATTACTCGTATCAGTGGTTTATTTAGTCTTCATATCGCTTTTGCGGCGTTGTTTCAATTACCTATTGTCAAAATTCTTAACCGTCTTACCCACATTCAGGGGTTAATTTTATCTTTTCTTTTTTGGGCTGTAGGTTTTATTCTAATCTGGTTGGCTGGAAACTTGACACAGTATGCCTTTTTAACCGCTATTTTAGCAGTATTGGTGAGTGCGATCGCCCTTGCCACCTATAACCCCCCTGCATCTGGATTTATAGTCAAATTAGCCCCCCCCTCATTACGAGGAATTTATTTTGCTATTAATTCTCAATGTTGGGCAATTGGCAACTTAATCGGGCCACCTCTAGGGGGTTTTGTCTTAGATAAAGGAGAAAATTATGCCCACAATTTTTGGTTATTTTCTTCAGCAAGTGTTTTTATTGGTATTATGATACTTCTGTTTTTACAATATAATATGCAGAAAAATAAACAGCCTTATTTCTAA
- the hisZ gene encoding ATP phosphoribosyltransferase regulatory subunit HisZ — translation MLHQAPAGARDLLPLEVAQKSWINDCLQEVFQNWGYKRIVTSTIQWLDTLMAGGAIKPSTVIPLQNIGQGNLALRPELTASIARAAVTRMEGDTVQRLCYRANVFRNSAEGHHGKQLEFYQAGVELLFTDGLLADAETLLLVANCLEKLGIGQWQLLLGDAGLTKGLLSQFPSSVRGDILNCLANLDRIALSNLELDEHLKVKALQLFELRGNPEQVLSQVSTLDIDEDTKKAVEHLKGLLELVNHSYGKPLPIVLDLSLVQTFDYYTGIVFEVVGFSESQPRVLGQGGRYDQLLGLYHPQKQNYPGIGFSFNIEDLHSCLLSGADLPKTTPPSDWLVIPENVGAAKMAFDYAQKLRNGETTVRVELELQYRSAEQIRLYAENEGIKRLAWIGVDGTPRIEVI, via the coding sequence ATGCTTCACCAAGCCCCCGCAGGCGCTAGAGATTTACTACCCCTAGAGGTTGCCCAAAAGAGTTGGATTAATGATTGTCTTCAAGAAGTATTCCAAAATTGGGGTTATAAAAGAATTGTCACTTCTACTATTCAATGGTTAGATACTTTAATGGCAGGAGGTGCAATCAAGCCTTCTACGGTTATACCTTTACAAAATATTGGTCAAGGTAATCTTGCCCTACGCCCAGAATTAACCGCATCCATTGCCCGGGCGGCAGTGACGAGAATGGAGGGTGACACAGTGCAAAGACTTTGTTATCGTGCCAATGTGTTTCGTAATAGTGCGGAGGGGCATCATGGTAAGCAGTTAGAATTTTATCAAGCTGGAGTAGAGTTACTTTTTACTGATGGGCTTTTGGCTGATGCCGAAACCCTTTTACTAGTGGCTAATTGTTTGGAAAAATTAGGTATTGGGCAATGGCAGTTGTTGTTGGGGGATGCGGGTTTAACTAAGGGGCTTTTAAGTCAATTTCCGTCTTCTGTGCGAGGAGATATTCTTAATTGTTTAGCTAATTTGGATCGTATAGCCCTTTCTAATTTAGAATTAGATGAGCACTTGAAGGTTAAGGCTTTACAGTTGTTCGAGTTGAGAGGAAATCCTGAGCAGGTTTTAAGTCAAGTTAGTACCCTTGATATTGATGAGGATACCAAGAAGGCTGTTGAGCATCTTAAGGGTTTATTGGAGTTGGTAAATCATAGTTATGGTAAACCTTTGCCCATCGTGCTGGATTTAAGTTTGGTACAAACCTTTGATTACTATACGGGCATTGTGTTTGAGGTGGTGGGCTTTAGTGAGAGTCAACCCCGTGTGTTGGGGCAGGGGGGTAGATATGACCAATTATTGGGTTTATACCATCCTCAGAAGCAAAATTATCCTGGTATTGGTTTTTCTTTTAATATTGAGGATTTACATAGTTGCTTGTTGTCGGGGGCTGATTTACCAAAAACAACTCCCCCTAGTGATTGGTTGGTAATTCCTGAAAATGTTGGGGCGGCTAAAATGGCTTTTGATTATGCCCAAAAATTACGTAATGGTGAAACCACTGTCAGGGTAGAATTAGAGTTACAGTATCGCTCAGCGGAGCAAATTAGGCTTTATGCTGAGAATGAAGGTATTAAGCGTTTGGCCTGGATTGGGGTGGATGGCACTCCAAGAATAGAAGTTATTTAA
- the sdhC gene encoding succinate dehydrogenase cytochrome b556 subunit SdhC, producing the protein MLRYAYFPGCVAQGACRELDTSTKAISEALGIELIELKKASCCGSGTFKEDSQLLEDSVNARNIALAESLNLSMLTHCSTCQGVIGHVDERLKDAKENNSAYFEEVNGFLAKENCSPYQGTTEVKHILWALISDYGLEALQEKVTKSLKGLKCAAFYGCYLLRVQKNLPFDNPFNPQSMENVFSALGATPVYYDGRIKCCGWPLSSYATEKSFKMAGNNLLDAMDKGADCIVTPCPLCHLNLDSRQPEVAKVLGQKLNIPVLHLPQLIGLALGIPPKKLGLNNHVVSTKKVLEIINN; encoded by the coding sequence ATGCTTCGCTATGCTTATTTTCCAGGTTGTGTTGCCCAAGGGGCTTGTCGAGAATTAGACACCTCCACCAAAGCTATCAGTGAGGCTTTAGGAATAGAATTAATAGAATTAAAAAAGGCTTCTTGTTGTGGCTCTGGTACTTTTAAGGAAGACTCTCAACTATTAGAAGATTCCGTTAATGCCCGTAATATTGCCCTAGCAGAATCTCTTAATTTATCCATGCTTACTCACTGTAGCACCTGTCAGGGCGTAATCGGTCATGTGGACGAAAGGTTAAAGGATGCTAAGGAAAATAACTCCGCTTATTTTGAGGAAGTAAATGGCTTTTTGGCAAAGGAAAATTGTTCACCCTATCAAGGTACAACGGAAGTAAAACATATTCTTTGGGCTTTGATTAGTGATTATGGTTTAGAGGCTTTACAGGAAAAAGTTACTAAATCTTTAAAGGGTTTAAAGTGCGCTGCTTTTTATGGTTGTTATCTGTTGAGGGTACAAAAAAATCTCCCTTTTGATAATCCTTTTAATCCTCAATCTATGGAGAATGTTTTTAGTGCTTTGGGTGCTACTCCTGTTTATTATGATGGTAGGATAAAATGCTGTGGTTGGCCCCTTTCTAGTTATGCCACGGAAAAATCTTTTAAGATGGCAGGAAATAACCTACTCGATGCCATGGATAAGGGCGCTGATTGCATTGTTACTCCTTGCCCCCTGTGCCATCTCAATTTGGACTCTCGACAGCCTGAGGTTGCCAAAGTTCTAGGACAAAAGTTAAATATTCCTGTCTTACATTTACCTCAGTTAATTGGTTTAGCTTTGGGTATTCCTCCTAAAAAATTAGGGCTAAATAATCACGTTGTTTCTACTAAAAAAGTATTAGAAATTATTAATAATTAA